The Enterococcus sp. 7F3_DIV0205 genome has a window encoding:
- a CDS encoding L-lactate dehydrogenase encodes MRKVGIIGLGHVGATLAYTLVSENLVDELVLIDKNENLALSEEYDLLDAEVFLTGKTTIIIQDYQALKDASVVVFCAGQISALGDDGDRFKELEITSKIVEEVAPKIKQSGFNGIILTITNPCDVIATYMQKLTGFDTSKVFGTGTMLDTARMKQAISRNVSIDGRNVGGYVYGEHGDSQFVAWSTVTVGDRPLLEWNSELGLESLDEAVRAGGWNAFVGKGYTSYGIATCASRLIRMILNDSKTIIPVSAYDEQATVYYGQPVVIGKNGIESYVECPLNEKEKESLKSSIEIIKNGLAKLPFKQ; translated from the coding sequence ATGCGTAAGGTAGGAATCATAGGGTTGGGACATGTTGGTGCAACACTTGCTTATACGTTAGTCTCTGAGAACCTGGTTGATGAGCTTGTTTTGATTGATAAAAATGAGAATCTAGCTCTATCTGAAGAATATGATTTATTAGATGCAGAAGTTTTTTTGACAGGCAAAACGACTATTATTATTCAAGATTATCAAGCATTAAAAGATGCATCGGTGGTTGTTTTTTGTGCAGGTCAAATCAGTGCACTAGGAGATGATGGAGACCGGTTTAAAGAACTTGAAATCACAAGTAAAATCGTAGAAGAAGTGGCACCTAAAATCAAGCAATCTGGGTTTAATGGTATTATCTTAACGATTACAAATCCATGTGATGTGATCGCAACTTACATGCAAAAATTAACAGGATTTGACACAAGTAAGGTGTTTGGGACTGGTACGATGTTGGATACAGCACGTATGAAACAAGCCATAAGTCGAAATGTATCGATTGATGGGCGTAATGTTGGCGGTTATGTTTATGGTGAGCACGGAGACTCTCAATTTGTCGCTTGGTCGACTGTGACGGTTGGTGATCGACCTCTTTTGGAGTGGAACAGTGAGCTTGGTTTAGAATCATTAGATGAAGCTGTTCGTGCAGGTGGTTGGAATGCATTTGTAGGGAAAGGCTATACGAGTTATGGAATTGCAACATGTGCCTCACGTTTGATTCGTATGATTTTAAATGATTCAAAAACAATCATACCTGTTTCAGCATATGATGAACAAGCAACTGTCTATTACGGACAACCCGTTGTGATCGGGAAAAATGGCATAGAATCATATGTTGAGTGCCCGCTGAACGAAAAA